In Eublepharis macularius isolate TG4126 chromosome 4, MPM_Emac_v1.0, whole genome shotgun sequence, the following are encoded in one genomic region:
- the GPR27 gene encoding probable G-protein coupled receptor 27: MANTSELGSSSSPHLPSPGGLLSASGLKLTTLGLILCVSLAGNVLFAWLILKDRHLHRAPYYLLLDLCLADGLRSLACFPFVMRSVHSGAGSWPHGLLSCKVLAFLAVLFCFHAAFLLFCVGVTRYMAIAHHRFYAKRMTGWTCLAVVCMVWTLSMAMAFPPVFDVGTYKFIQEEEQCIFEHRYVKANDTLGFMLMLATVIAATHLVYIKLLFFIHSHRKMKPAQLVPAISQNWTFHGPGATGQAAANWTAGFGRGPTPPTLVGIRQNASHSQIKRLLVLEEFKTEKRICKMFYMITLLFLLLWSPYIVACYLRVFVKASSIPQVYLTTSVWMTFAQAGVNPILCFIFNKELRVCFRAHFFCCQNMQDTQGTILCDLKNLGM, encoded by the coding sequence ATGGCGAACACCAGCGAGCTGGGCAGTAGCAGCAGCCCCCACCTGCCCAGCCCCGGAGGCCTCCTCAGCGCCTCTGGCCTCAAGCTGACCACGTTGGGCTTGATCCTGTGCGTCAGCCTGGCCGGCAACGTGCTCTTTGCTTGGCTCATCCTCAAGGACCGCCACCTGCACCGGGCCCCCTACTACCTGCTCCTGGACCTCTGCTTGGCAGACGGGTTGCGCTCCTTGGCTTGCTTCCCTTTCGTCATGCGCTCGGTGCACAGCGGAGCGGGCTCATGGCCTCACGGGCTGCTCAGTTGCAAGGTGCTGGCATTCCTGGCTGTGCTCTTCTGCTTCCATGCCGccttcctgctcttctgtgtGGGCGTGACCCGCTACATGGCCATTGCGCATCACCGCTTCTATGCCAAGCGCATGACAGGCTGGACCTGCCTGGCTGTGGTGTGCATGGTGTGGACTCTCTCCATGGCCATGGCCTTCCCACCCGTCTTTGACGTCGGCACCTACAAGTTCATCCAGGAGGAGGAGCAGTGCATCTTTGAACACCGTTATGTCAAGGCCAACGATACCCTGGGCTTCATGCTCATGCTTGCCACGGTCATTGCTGCCACCCATCTGGTCTATATCAAGCTCCTGTTTTTCATCCACAGCCATCGCAAGATGAAGCCTGCGCAGCTGGTGCCAGCCATCAGCCAGAACTGGACTTTCCATGGGCCCGGGGCCACTGGCCAGGCGGCTGCAAACTGGACAGCTGGCTTTGGTCGGGGTCCAACCCCTCCTACTCTGGTGGGCATCAGACAGAATGCCTCCCACAGCCAGATCAAGAGGCTCTTGGTCCTGGAGGAGTTCAAAACGGAGAAGAGAATTTGTAAGATGTTCTACATGATCACGCTCCTCTTCCTACTGCTCTGGTCCCCTTACATCGTGGCGTGTTACCTGCGTGTCTTCGTCAAGGCAAGCAGCATCCCCCAAGTCTACCTGACCACCTCTGTCTGGATGACCTTTGCTCAGGCAGGGGTCAACCCCATTCTGTGCTTCATTTTCAACAAAGAGCTCAGAGTCTGTTTCCGAGCTCACTTTTTCTGCTGCCAAAACATGCAGGACACCCAAGGCACCATTCTGTGCGATCTGAAGAATCTTGGGATGTag